The stretch of DNA ttatgtacctgttttatgtaccaatgactacttaataaatgattataaaagaaatgagaaccttacccttctaaattttgattaccacaataattcaaatacattttTCCAATtaagaagatgattatgtacctgtgttatgcaccaatgactacttaaatgaatcagaaatgaaaatatgaatatatacgtaatcaatcgattttaatttttcattttaccaattatttctctacgacaaaatatattatttaagtattcggtattcggccgaataatatgtagatattcggtattcggccgaatataataaaagcagccgaataggccgaataccgaatagtaaccgaatattcgttgcaagtctactataaggtaaataaattactaaaataatgCTTACTTTAACTCCGGCATAGCTGTGTCAAAATCATGAAACACTTCAGGCAAAGTGATGGCATTCATGGCAGCTTCTCTGTGCTCCTCCGGCAAGTCAACCATGCCAGGCCTGAAGGCCATCTGAAATCATGATAACACTATATATATTGTGTGTAAGacaatattttgcaaatattcctttcaaacaaatatgTATATGAAAAGAAGGCTGGACTGATTCACTCATCGACACCCTTagatctagaaagctgaaaaatgcaaagaggttccctttataatgtagacaatgAACAAGGCCAGATTTTGTGAGATTCCCATAAGTTATGGACTGTCACTTGTAAAACGCTAGTGTATAGAGTCAattttatacattaaaaaaatatttgcattCATCCTCTTGTGTTTACACATCTTTCATCCCAGTTGATGAGTGATTTCATGAGTTAAAACTTTGTGCTGTTGGCTTTGCATGTATGTCTATACACCATAGTGTTATCAACATATCATGGGTAGTGCAGAAATAGTTGAAACAATTATTGTGCATAAATTGAGAGGCACAATTTGCAATGCATACAACAATCATATGCGAGTtgacaataataaaaacattcttTGCTTTGAAACTTCACTGACCTTGATCTTAACGAAAGCCTCATTACAATCCTGCAGCAGATACTTCGCTTTCCTTGAGTAAATTCTCACCACACCCAGCAAAAGATGGCCTGAAGTACGCAGAGCCATCTTCACTTTCGGTTTCAAAATTCCGTCAACAGACTTCTCGATGTTCGTCTCAAATACATGGGCCTTCGTCAACTTCTTGTCCCAATGAGCTGCCAGCCAAATTTTGGCCAAAGGGCCTTTTTTGGCCAGCACAAAGTGTGCGTAAAACATGGTTGCAATTCACTTTTTCCGATCAGTTACATCAAAACTATTCTGTGGACAGTGAAAAACGAATTATACTCCACAAACACATAAACATCAACACCAAATTACGACTAAAacaaatgaaataaatgaacAAAATTCAATGCACTCTGAACTAATTTGGCGCCTATTCTACTTTCCAAATTTATCATAACTACAACACTTCCACTATAACAATTTTTACATGAGAGCATTGGGCAGGCTGtaaatttaactatttaactaaataaaaacatattcatACCTTTTTTTATCAGAAATAACAATTTCTAACTTCCACATACAACGTAAACATGACAACAATTTAGTCCTGTGTCAGTCGCGACCGATTCGGTCATTTGACTGAGGTCGCGCAAAAGTACTGATGAACGAATCAGTCGTTTTTGACCGATCCGGTTCAACCAGTCGCCACGAACCGAGAACCACCGAGAACGAAgaatgaaactaaaaaatattgaaagaaatgaTTGGTCTACAGATCatagtaaaatagtaatagtaagtaatctatactagtctgtctgtaatttcgaaataactgccgtatattaaggtcatatggttatttgaacgatactataactgaatcacacgtttttaaaatttttgtctgtctgtctttctgtctgtctgtttgaaaaggctaatcttgggaacggctggaccgattttgacgggattttcacagacaagtagagaattgaccagggagtaacataggctacttttttaaccgactttcaaaaagggagttgtgtttttctacctatgtacaccgaaatctctgagatttctgaaccgatttgcgtcatttcttttttaatcgatagaggaactttgcgacattgtttcataaaaaatttggagtccaactcctcaatcctgatgctgcaggggatctcaccaatccacgcgggcgaagctgcgggcatcagctagtaatatatagatatgggctaggtaggtatattttcccaATATTTACCCTTGTTGTTATGTTCATTGTAAAatcgtaggtatctacctacttcatttaggcaacacgtgtaggtatatgagatgcataaggTTTTAGTATCTATAAATCTTAACATAATGATTAAacacgtttaaaaataaaagctcaatTAAAAAGATAGGTAATTACATCATAACAGTGCATACAATcgggaaaaatattacaataatgcagCGATTTTGAACCCGCGTCGTCGGACGACCTATAACGAAACGCGAAACTATACGAAACGAGCGTGCGCAATCGAGACGTCTTGGAGTCTCATCGTCCGATTCACGACTGAGACTGACGACTGAGACTGAGTACCGAATACCGATACATTCGTGAGGAACGAAGAGACTGATTGGACCGAAGTACCGAAGTACCGAAAAAATGACTGATGACTGATGAACGACTGAAAAGATCTCAGTCGTTGCTGTAATCAGTACTTGAACGACCGAATCGCAGAAAATGAACGATTGACACAGGACTACAACAATTACGCTTTCAAGATGGCGGTGCACGACAGTTCATGAATCAATGACGAAACCATCACTTTCGTTTAGAAACTTGATGTCTACCAAGCACTAGACAGAACATTAGAAACGGGTAACATATTAAAAGATAATTCTGGTTTAAGACATTAATTACTCATTTCAATAGGAATTCGGTAGATTTggtatttttgttattttattttttatcagaaCCTTAATATCTAATTTAACTAGTTTGCTTTTTAACCATGCGGCGACTTTTAACTCTGGAGGAAAAATATGCCATGGAGTGTTTTATATTTCGTAGTGTAGTTAGGGTAGTTATATTAAAAATCGAGCTATATAGCAAACGAACCATTGGagtgaacataatattacataaggAATGCTGGTTGCACGGATAACCCCAATCAAGTTGTATATGCGCGAAATGCTCATTGTaatgtaatattaattaatttcaaaatatattgaAGCAAAACCTCaattttttatcagtttttGTTTCAAGTTAGTATTGGAAGTGAACTCTAGGGAACGCTTCTCTGTTGTGGTACTTGACacgtttctaaagttacccttTAGGAGTAAAGTTAAGAAGAAACCGTAGGGTAACTATGTTAAAAAATGGTTAAAAcaagcaatatttttttaaagtgtcaTTTTGATTGAAGTTACATTCTGTCAAATTGCATTTTCTTTTCCGGTCTTCCTGTGGAGTACGCGAGACGTATGTggaatttatatctttaaatatcattaaaatcgcgttttgaattcaatttatcaagttaaaatatgaataattgCCGTGTGTTATTGTTAATGAATCGttaattttgttaatttattgtttttaccgTAGGTTATTTCAGATTTCTCGGCATGTTTGTGACGGGTCTCGATCTCGAATCTCCGTATTTGTGGCCAGACCGATGATGTGACTTCTGATCAATAATATGAATTGATTTTGTTGCTAGGTCTGCCACAGTCCCAAGATGGGTGCCTACCGATATATTCAAGAATTGTATCGCAAAAAGCTTAGCGATGTGATGCGTTTTCTGTTGCGTGTGAGAGTCTGGCAGTACCGCCAGTTGACTCGAATGCATCGAGCTCCTAGGCCTACAAGGCCCGACAAAGCTAGGAGGCTGGGATACCGCGCCAAGCAAGGTTAGAATACACGCTTGAGTTGAGGTTATATTTTGACCGCTGCTAGCAGTCCGCCGGTCGAGGAATTATtgtataagtaatttaattgatCCGACTAGTTCTGTTATTTTGTAATTCACTATGacctttttaataaattatggaGTATTGTCAAATTTTAAGGGTCTCTTAAATTCATCTCAATGACTACTAATTATGAACAGTCAACTTGTCAAGACTTACTTTAATAGGTAACTCATAATTCAAGCATTTCTAATGGCCTGCCCTTTATAGGTAGTGTATTTTCTCATTCCATCTGGATCATTTATCAGTTGTCAGAGTATGAGTACCTATTATTTGTGTGTGGCTAAGAAACTTTTTATTCCACAGGTTACGTGATCTTCAGGATCCGCGTGCGTCGCGGTGGTCGCAAGCGCCCGGTCCCCAAGGGTGCAACCTACGGCAAGCCCAAGAGTCACGGGGTCAACCAACTGAAGCCCACTCGCAATTTACAGTCCATTGCCGAGGTAATCATTGTCACTCTCGAGGAGCCAGTGAGGGTACTGCTCTAGTCTTTTGAGACTTGCAATGTGACAGTCGTAATCATCTTTAACCAATGCTGTCTCACTATGGGCTCAAATACTGCAAAACCGTTTACAATTTACATCATATTTACTGAATAAATAACTGATACCAATACCCAATGTTACAATGACCCAAAGATTAGTCCTGACTCTTTGTAGCCTAAAGAATTAATACTGGTCATTAAATTTATAATTGTTGTGAGTTGGTACTTATTAGTAACtcttacaattttataattatagtcaAATAATATGTATTCATAACATTTTCAGGAGCGTGTTGGACGGCGGTGCGGCGGTCTTCGCGTGCTCAACTCTTACTGGGTTGCTCAAGATTCTTCCTACAAATATTTTGAAGTTATCCTGGTTGATCCCTCACACaaggtaaatattaatttttgatcacataatatacatacagttgtggtcatataattaagaacgattatttaaagatcattatttttttaataaactagtaTAACTCAATGcatgtattatttttcatatctcttggtatcacaaaacttttccatattattagtgtattcatttatatacattattatttaattaattaacagatacatttattacattagatCTGAATCTTGTGCTACTACGGACTGGCTGGTCACATAATTAAGAACGCTGAACagttcatttttttattcaagtttaaaTAGAGAACCTCAGTGGTTAAGTCTcttttcatataatttttagCGCCATTTAATGCTGTAAAAGTATTAAacttgattattttataaaaataatgggtACAAGTAAAACTTGTGATAAATCTACAAGTGAAGTCATAATAAAACATTGTAAGAAGAATTAGTCGCATAAAAAGATAGCTGATTATTTCCAATGCTCGAAAACAATGGTTTTCAATTCTATGAAGCATTTTAACACGTATGAAACGACGTCAAATATTACGCGCGTACCTAAATTGAGAAAGAAATTTCGTTGAGATGATACGAATATCGTTCCAAAATCTTCTCAAAGGATCTAGCGAGCTAAGAAAAGAATATTTTGGTGAAAACAACCCTTCAGCGATCTCGTCACGCACTATTCAAAGGCGTTTGGTAGAAAAGAAGTTGTATGGAAGGAAAACAAGGAAGGTACCCATGTTGAAACGTTGTCATAGGTAAGCACGTCTTACATTTGCAAAGACGTATGAAAACCTGGGCTGTCAGACAgtgaaaaaatgttattttttctgatgaaacaaaaataaacagagTTAATTCAGATGGAAAATGATACGTACGATGACCTCCGAATAAAGCATTTGACTCCAAGTACACAAAACTGACATTAAAGCATGACGGAGAAAATACGAAAATTTGGGGGTGCTTTTCTGGGCATAGAGTTGGACTTGTTAGTCTGATACCTAAGCATGGATCAATTCCAATACAAAATCATACTGGAAGAAACAATGTTACCGTATGCTGATGAAGTGCTTTCAGCTATTTGGATATTCCAGAACGGCAATGATCCGAATTTCGAAGCCTATACCGTTGAGAAATTCTGCATAACACAGCCAGTTTCTATCTTAGACTAGCCAGCTAACGTCCAGATCtaaattcaattgaaaatatttagtGTGAAGCCAAGAAAAGTGTAATCAAACGACATAGTAGCAATTTTAAGAGCATTACGATGTTTATTTGGAATAATGGAGCTCTATTTCTCttgaaaaatgtcaaaaattgaTAGAGTTAATGCCTCGCCGCTGAAAGGcagtaatttaaaactatggACATGCCACTAACcatcaattttagtttaaaaggatAATTTTTTCATGTTTATGTAATCTATTTAACTTAAGTTTCATCTATAGTAATTTTCAAACCAGTTTAATATTCGTTCTTAATTATTTGTCCAGCTACATCTGTGTTTGAATTCGTTACTATTGGAAGTAAAtgagatttattaaaaaatatttggcgATTTCATATCTCCTATTCGTAATCCAGTTTGCCGATTTATGTGGCTAAGTCAAAACATAATTAACTACTTCTAAGAAGGAACACAGAGCTACATAAAACATGATATTGATAAAGAAAGACTGGAACTACAaatcgttcttaattatatgaCCACCACTGTATATCTGTACTAGTCACGTCATtctttttttagcgtagtagcacacgccgggcgggtatcagctagtaaataataattacaaaaaattcttcataactataataatttttctttcaAATGATGAACATTTATGTCATGCACCAATCTGAAAGGTTTTGCTGAACAATCACCTACCGGTATATCTGACGCCAACATCAGACTACCCAACATCGACATTCAACATTAAACAACGAAATTTACGAGCCGTATTCATTTCAGGCAATCCGTCGTGATCCCAAGATCAACTGGATAGTGAACGCAGTACACAAGCATCGTGAAATGCGAGGTCTCACATCTGCAGGAAAAAGTTCTCGTGGTCTCGGAAAAGGCCATCGTTTCTCTCAGACAAAGGGTGGATCCAGACGCGCCGCTTGGATCAGGAGAAACACGCTCCAACTGCGTCGCAAGCGATAGATACGCGACCGTGTCGGCTATTGACTTTCTATTTGTATATATTCTGTGTTTATTTTCAGATGGAAAGTcagtagtttttaattaaaaagttacttttaaccactatttttatttaatatagaaACGTCACCTTAACCTAAGGGAATGTTATTGTGAGTATTTTACAGTGTAGGAAACATATATTTCCTTTGAACTGATggctgattttttaaattaattatttctctTTTACAGATCATTCTAAGGATTGCAATATTCATGATTTTGGATTAAAaggtaaatataaaatgtatttttgtgtttgtgtgttgctgtatgtattatgtatttgcTTGCTTTCATACAATTCTTGCACTTTGATTGgaacatattaaaatatttttttatttgaaatgatGAACATTTATGTCATGCACCAATCTGAAAGGTTTTGCTGAACAATCACCTACCGGTATATCTGATGCCAACACACCACCCCGATATCCATAATATGTACTCAACAAAATttacaaattcagttttcattTCAGGCATCTGGGTCTGTAGATCAACTGCATTGAGATCACAGTTCCTATCTTGAAATACGTCAATTCACTCAGGTAAATAAaacattcattaaaaaaaattaaataataatatatatatgttTACAAAACCATTATGgttttgatttataatatagtgATGATACAATGCTTTATGAATGCGCAACCATGATTACCACGCATTTTCTTCCTTGGATGGCTGaaattaaatctttgaagtgtTGAAATTGTTTCAACCAGTGGCTGCTATTTAAAcaatcttgtttttgtttacagCTTGCCGTCAACTAGGCATCAAGTTCTTAATATAAAAGGTAATTATTATGTCCTTAAATAACTGTTTTTAtaaccaaattaattttaagaaaatctAAAATGTCAGCGGTTACTGCACAAGTTGGTCAAACCCTTATGACTCTGAAAGCAGACCCGTGCTGAGGAGTGTGTCAGACTGTACAAGTTCTGAATGCTCTGAGCTTTGCTTTGCAATGCCTATAGTATCACAGAAGAAATTAAAAAGCTCAATCTTAATTTTGATTGACCTTTCATTCGCTTCAACTCCAGTGTGAATTGGCCTTAAATATTGATGCCTTTATAAATTCGACTACTgcactattatgtattctgctCAGTTTCAACTTTCCTTGCTAAAATAATTTGTATCAGGCTGTCTTgcaaaaaaagatttaaaaaaaagcactTATAGTCCTATTGGTTCAGTTCAAGTTGAAGTTCAACAACTTATTCAAAATCCAAATTCATTTTAACTAGTCTCGTTAGCTTCATGTTAATGTGATAATGAATTTGGAAATATTATCCTCTCGTCTAGGTGAGGTTATTGTTAGTTACATTTTCGATAATCCTCAATCCGGCGAGATACAATCTATTTACAATTATGTACATACAATCtatgtaattttgtaatttatgatgtttatcaattttttatacttatatatttttttgttgtttgcaGATTACAGCTCAGAGGAGCGAAAaccgcaaaaaaaattgtaaatgtttaattatgcaaagtatttttaacaataaattatttaagttgtagttcgaatttttatttttatatgacgCAAGTTGTAACGCTTGCCTAAAGAATGGCGAGGAGCTGAGGCACGTTTTTGACCTCTAAACCTAGGTTTACTTTACATACATACTGTTGAAGTTTGTATAATAGCGCACTGTTCTGTATGCTATGCCAAGTAAAATCGAATTTGAGTTGTAATTAATAAAGACTGTACCTTGGCTCCACTTTACTCTGTAAATATGCGTTGCGCCTAGAATCCACCCTATCGTagtcatcacatcacactaatataaaggcgaaagtttgtatgtgtgtgtatgtttattactccttcacgcaaaaactactggacggatttggctgaaattcggaatggagatagatatcctggattagcacataggctactttttatcccggaaaaccaaagagttcccacgggatttcgaagaacctaaatccacgcggacgaagtcgcgggcgtcagctagtgaataATACAGGCAAGTCCTATAATTTGATAAATCTATGAGGCAAGTAATAAACCATTCAGGGAAGAAAAACTACAATTCATTCAGTCATACTTGAGGGGTAAGGAATTTGTCAGGAGTAGCGGTAAAGAAGACAAAAAGCTAACAACAACCGTTGACGCCTTGCCATAACTATGTTTACTTAAAACTATGTCAATCACTCGTGTTACTAACTAAAGAGATAGGCTAGGAAAGACGAGAAAAGGGTTGTTTGAATTAGCGCGGGACCCTAATTTTGTGCAAGAACATTTATTTTGCTCTTTGATCAAAACCGAAATAATGTCGATATTGTTCGGGCGGAATCGAAATGAAATGCTCTATTTAAAATCTATGGCGTCTCTGACGAGTTAGTTGAAAAAATCATCAGTTTCCGAGCCCTGGTAATAAGATTGCTGGAATTATCTTCGTGCTTGTGCTTTGCAAGCAATAGTTCCAGTTGAAGACGACCTGGATTTAGATGGTATGAAAGGTGAtgatattatcatcatcatcacctttCATACCATCTAAATCCGGGTCTAAATCTGATTAAGATCTGTTTTCGCGTCACATAGTTAGCGATGCCATACAAATGCGCATGCGCACTTGATTTAATAACACGCATGGGTGTTGCAAAtcgaaaaatatgttttatttccaTCTCTACAAGAGATCATTAAAAGAATGAATGAAGTTGGAAGGGTGAATAAAAAGCGAGTTCGCCTTCAGTATGATTTTATTTCAGGAccttacaaaattaaataacagtAGCGTTATATAATAGCAGAAAAAATGTACAtaaatgacgaaaaaatatttaaattcaataatagtttatttaagCTATCCAAAGATATTAaatggaaaaataataataaatttgatAGTGAAAATCAATCAtcttatacctaaataaatataaaaatttaaacctatttatttacatattccTGAATATGATAATTacatgttttattattatcaatagggTAGATGACTCGACATCCTAACATTTTCTTTATCAAAACGTTATACGTACGCTGCCGTTGAAAGAATTACATGAATTCgcttaaatatattaattacgtTAGAAGCCTTACTGTAATTTTCATTAGACATGAAAGAGATGCACGATGTTAGTCGTGACGTCTCGGCCATTTAGATGCTGACGTGAGTAGGAGATGGCGAGATATTATCATTACCGCCCTGCCCCATCCCTTCATTAACTGCCTCATTAGTCATTTTACAACAATTAATGTTTATTCTATGTTCACAAACCCTTTTTAAAATCAATTGTATTTGGTTTGCaatgtaaaaataatgattaaaataaaaaatgtgcaTCTACCCTATTCTGTAAATTTCTCCGCCTATAAGAACCTCATGCTACTGAAAAAAACCTACAATTATTTTAAGAACCATCTATATTCTGAAAATATATGATCAGGAATTGGAACAATCGCGTCTGAACGATCCAAAAACTAAAAAGCTCtaatttttcaacaaaattaTCTCTCTTATTACAAAAAACTTAAGGCGTGGTTTAAACAGATATTTAACCCGTCTATCGCATACAACGCCTGAGTTTAACGCCAGTTTAAACGGCGCCTAACGTTTTTATAATAAGACTACATAAATGGAAAGCTCGAATGATTTGCAGTTATTTTTCAGTAGTTTTAAAGGTTATACATATTGAGTTTGAGATTACTTGGACGGTTGAAAttcaatattatatattaaaagcATTTGTGCTATTTAACCATGCTTCTATGACGATAGACtaatacaaatacatacataatacaacAAATTATTCAATGTATATTCATTATAGATACATTATGATTCCTTGAGTCAAGTAtacaaaaatagataaaatgacagaataattaattataacgtCATGTTCAAATGACTCTGATATTCGCCATAATATTACAATGGATTATggtatttataatttctacaCTTTTCATACAAAACGTTCTACGTCGAACATAGTACGTTCACTTCCTAATAAATgcacaaaaaattatatttaggaCGTAAATTCACAACATCACCGAAAAGGAATACAAAATATGTCTTCCCTTTCTTAAGGCATATTAAAAAAGAGATAGCTATACCCCATATTTTAGGctatatttaagtaattaggtaCTGAATTTGCACCAATAGGTCACAAAAAAA from Maniola jurtina chromosome 10, ilManJurt1.1, whole genome shotgun sequence encodes:
- the LOC123869022 gene encoding 60S ribosomal protein L15; this encodes MGAYRYIQELYRKKLSDVMRFLLRVRVWQYRQLTRMHRAPRPTRPDKARRLGYRAKQGYVIFRIRVRRGGRKRPVPKGATYGKPKSHGVNQLKPTRNLQSIAEERVGRRCGGLRVLNSYWVAQDSSYKYFEVILVDPSHKAIRRDPKINWIVNAVHKHREMRGLTSAGKSSRGLGKGHRFSQTKGGSRRAAWIRRNTLQLRRKR